In Trifolium pratense cultivar HEN17-A07 linkage group LG7, ARS_RC_1.1, whole genome shotgun sequence, a genomic segment contains:
- the LOC123899491 gene encoding beta-amylase-like isoform X2, with amino-acid sequence MIILILVVLIISRNNNVLCLLQHSKVLPLLNLQRLAPIVPQTYEEPMLANYVPIYVMLQLGVITNDNVLEDKAKLEKQLKELRAAGVDGVMVDVWWGIVESKGPQQYDWSAYRSLFQLVQDCKLKLQAIMSFHQCGGNVGDSAFIPLPKWVLEVGESNPDIFYTNRSGLRNKECISLGVDNKPFFNGRTPVQMYSDYMKSFRENMADFLESELLIDVEVGLGPAGELRYPSYQESQGWEFPGIGEFNCYDKYLQADFKEAATRAGHPEWELPDDAGLCNDIPESTKFFRSKGTYQTEKGKFFLTWYSNKLLTHGDEILDQANKVFLGCRVKLAAKIAGIHWWYKTESHAAELTSGYYNLNDRDGYRPVARMFGRHNAILNFTCLEMRNSEQPEEAKSCAQELVQQVLSGGWRENLEVAGENALPRYDSEGYNQILLNARPNGVNKKGPPKLRMYGVTYLRLTEKLFQKQNFDIFKIFVKKMHANQDLCPDPEKYYHYTVPMERSKPKIPLENLLEATKPVKPYPWFEATDMSVSEASGFFADIIAIILSVFRRNRN; translated from the exons atgataatattaatattggTTGTGCTCATCATCTCAAGAAACAACAACGTTCTGTGTCTGTTGCAGCATTCGAAGGTGCTGCCATTGCTCAACCTCCAGAGGTTA GCACCAATTGTTCCTCAAACATACGAAGAACCGATGCTTGCAAATTATGTACCTATATATGTGATGCTCCAA CTAGGAGTGATTACAAACGACAATGTCTTAGAAGACAAAGCAAAACTCGAGAAACAACTGAAGGAGTTACGAGCAGCAGGTGTTGATGGTGTTATGGTTGATGTCTGGTGGGGAATAGTTGAATCAAAGGGTCCTCAACAATATGATTGGTCAGCTTATAGGTCCTTGTTTCAACTTGTTCAGGATTGTAAACTGAAATTGCAAGCTATAATGTCATTTCATCAATGTGGAGGGAATGTTGGAGATTCTGCTTTCATTCCATTACCTAAATGGGTACTTGAAGTTGGTGAATCAAACCCTGATATCTTTTATACCAATCGTTCAGGTTTGAGGAATAAGGAATGTATTTCACTTGGTGTGGATAACAAACCTTTCTTTAATGGAAGAACTCCCGTTCAG ATGTATAGCGACTATATGAAAAGTTTTCGAGAGAATATGGCAGATTTCTTAGAATCTGAGTTACTGATAGACGTTGAAGTAGGACTTGGCCCTGCTGGAGAACTCAGATATCCTTCTTATCAGGAATCTCAAGGGTGGGAATTTCCTGGTATTGGAGAATTTAAT TGCTATGACAAATATCTTCAAGCTGATTTCAAAGAGGCTGCAACAAGGGCAGGCCATCCTGAATGGGAGCTGCCTGATGATGCAGGGTTATGTAATGACATACCTGAGTCTACAAAATTTTTCAGATCAAAGGGAACTTACCAAACAGAGAAAGGGAAATTTTTTCtcacatggtattccaacaagttgCTGACACATGGTGATGAGATCTTGGATCAAGCCAACAAAGTATTCCTAGGTTGCAGGGTGAAGTTAGCAGCAAAA ATTGCTGGAATCCACTGGTGGTATAAAACTGAAAGCCATGCTGCAGAGCTTACTTCAGGATATTACAACTTAAATGATAGAGATGGTTACCGTCCCGTAGCAAGGATGTTCGGTCGACATAATGCTATTTTGAATTTCACATGTCTTGAGATGAGAAATTCTGAGCAACCAGAAGAAGCCAAAAGTTGTGCACAGGAACTTGTTCAGCAG GTCTTAAGTGGAGGGTGGAGAGAGAACCTTGAAGTTGCTGGGGAAAATGCACTTCCAAGGTATGACAGTGAAGGTTATAACCAAATCCTTCTAAATGCTAGACCAAATGGTGTTAACAAAAAGGGCCCTCCAAAATTAAGGATGTATGGAGTCACATACCTACGTTTGACAGAAAAATTATTCCAGAAACAAAATTTCGATATATTCAAAATCTTTGTGAAAAAGATGCATGCTAATCAG GATCTTTGTCCAGACCCAGAGAAATACTATCATTACACGGTTCCGATGGAAAGGTCAAAACCAAAGATTCCATTGGAGAATCTTCTTGAAGCAACAAAACCAGTGAAGCCATATCCATGGTTTGAAGCAACGGATATGAGTGTTAGTGAAGCTAGTGGATTTTTTGCTGATATAATAGCAATAATCTTGAGTGTGTTTAGAAGAAACCGAAACTGA
- the LOC123899491 gene encoding beta-amylase-like isoform X1 has translation MRMTINTFEVHERYFQKGMAIPIRVERAKKPNSRIKQQTLKLNDNINIGCAHHLKKQQRSVSVAAFEGAAIAQPPEAPIVPQTYEEPMLANYVPIYVMLQLGVITNDNVLEDKAKLEKQLKELRAAGVDGVMVDVWWGIVESKGPQQYDWSAYRSLFQLVQDCKLKLQAIMSFHQCGGNVGDSAFIPLPKWVLEVGESNPDIFYTNRSGLRNKECISLGVDNKPFFNGRTPVQMYSDYMKSFRENMADFLESELLIDVEVGLGPAGELRYPSYQESQGWEFPGIGEFNCYDKYLQADFKEAATRAGHPEWELPDDAGLCNDIPESTKFFRSKGTYQTEKGKFFLTWYSNKLLTHGDEILDQANKVFLGCRVKLAAKIAGIHWWYKTESHAAELTSGYYNLNDRDGYRPVARMFGRHNAILNFTCLEMRNSEQPEEAKSCAQELVQQVLSGGWRENLEVAGENALPRYDSEGYNQILLNARPNGVNKKGPPKLRMYGVTYLRLTEKLFQKQNFDIFKIFVKKMHANQDLCPDPEKYYHYTVPMERSKPKIPLENLLEATKPVKPYPWFEATDMSVSEASGFFADIIAIILSVFRRNRN, from the exons ATGAGGATGACGATTAACACATTTGAGGTTCACGAAAGGTATTTTCAAAAGGGAATGGCTATACCTATACGTGTGGAAAGAGCAAAGAAGCCAAATTCAAGGATAAAACAACAAACCTTGAAATTGaatgataatattaatattggTTGTGCTCATCATCTCAAGAAACAACAACGTTCTGTGTCTGTTGCAGCATTCGAAGGTGCTGCCATTGCTCAACCTCCAGAG GCACCAATTGTTCCTCAAACATACGAAGAACCGATGCTTGCAAATTATGTACCTATATATGTGATGCTCCAA CTAGGAGTGATTACAAACGACAATGTCTTAGAAGACAAAGCAAAACTCGAGAAACAACTGAAGGAGTTACGAGCAGCAGGTGTTGATGGTGTTATGGTTGATGTCTGGTGGGGAATAGTTGAATCAAAGGGTCCTCAACAATATGATTGGTCAGCTTATAGGTCCTTGTTTCAACTTGTTCAGGATTGTAAACTGAAATTGCAAGCTATAATGTCATTTCATCAATGTGGAGGGAATGTTGGAGATTCTGCTTTCATTCCATTACCTAAATGGGTACTTGAAGTTGGTGAATCAAACCCTGATATCTTTTATACCAATCGTTCAGGTTTGAGGAATAAGGAATGTATTTCACTTGGTGTGGATAACAAACCTTTCTTTAATGGAAGAACTCCCGTTCAG ATGTATAGCGACTATATGAAAAGTTTTCGAGAGAATATGGCAGATTTCTTAGAATCTGAGTTACTGATAGACGTTGAAGTAGGACTTGGCCCTGCTGGAGAACTCAGATATCCTTCTTATCAGGAATCTCAAGGGTGGGAATTTCCTGGTATTGGAGAATTTAAT TGCTATGACAAATATCTTCAAGCTGATTTCAAAGAGGCTGCAACAAGGGCAGGCCATCCTGAATGGGAGCTGCCTGATGATGCAGGGTTATGTAATGACATACCTGAGTCTACAAAATTTTTCAGATCAAAGGGAACTTACCAAACAGAGAAAGGGAAATTTTTTCtcacatggtattccaacaagttgCTGACACATGGTGATGAGATCTTGGATCAAGCCAACAAAGTATTCCTAGGTTGCAGGGTGAAGTTAGCAGCAAAA ATTGCTGGAATCCACTGGTGGTATAAAACTGAAAGCCATGCTGCAGAGCTTACTTCAGGATATTACAACTTAAATGATAGAGATGGTTACCGTCCCGTAGCAAGGATGTTCGGTCGACATAATGCTATTTTGAATTTCACATGTCTTGAGATGAGAAATTCTGAGCAACCAGAAGAAGCCAAAAGTTGTGCACAGGAACTTGTTCAGCAG GTCTTAAGTGGAGGGTGGAGAGAGAACCTTGAAGTTGCTGGGGAAAATGCACTTCCAAGGTATGACAGTGAAGGTTATAACCAAATCCTTCTAAATGCTAGACCAAATGGTGTTAACAAAAAGGGCCCTCCAAAATTAAGGATGTATGGAGTCACATACCTACGTTTGACAGAAAAATTATTCCAGAAACAAAATTTCGATATATTCAAAATCTTTGTGAAAAAGATGCATGCTAATCAG GATCTTTGTCCAGACCCAGAGAAATACTATCATTACACGGTTCCGATGGAAAGGTCAAAACCAAAGATTCCATTGGAGAATCTTCTTGAAGCAACAAAACCAGTGAAGCCATATCCATGGTTTGAAGCAACGGATATGAGTGTTAGTGAAGCTAGTGGATTTTTTGCTGATATAATAGCAATAATCTTGAGTGTGTTTAGAAGAAACCGAAACTGA
- the LOC123896583 gene encoding sulfated surface glycoprotein 185-like yields the protein MCYVGKATKIFIFIVTALVVTGLILGFGLLRHRHSNNNNTKCSDESCSSSSGNFPTPNFNSPPYSPENPISPPAPPAQSESPPVTNPTPPPPSPDSSSSSNTPPPPPPDSSSNTPPPPPTPPLMQSPPPPPPQSVAEPPTPTMPGSALVSPGPVHAIF from the coding sequence ATGTGTTACGTGGGTAAAGCAACAaagatcttcatcttcattgttACTGCTTTGGTTGTTACCGGTCTGATCTTAGGATTTGGTCTCTTACGCCACCGTCAcagtaacaacaacaacactaaaTGCTCAGATGAATCTTGCAGTTCTTCTTCTGGGAATTTCCCGACACCCAATTTCAATTCTCCTCCTTATTCTCCGGAAAATCCCATTTCTCCACCAGCTCCTCCAGCACAATCAGAATCACCACCGGTAACAAATCCAACACCTCCTCCTCCGTCGCCTGATTCCAGCTCCAGCTCCAATacacctcctcctcctccgcCTGATTCTAGCTCTAAcactcctcctcctcctccaacgCCGCCATTGATGCAGTCTCCGCCGCCACCTCCGCCGCAGAGTGTGGCGGAGCCGCCCACACCTACTATGCCTGGTTCGGCGTTAGTGAGTCCAGGTCCTGTACATGCTATTTTCTAG